One Nicotiana sylvestris chromosome 12, ASM39365v2, whole genome shotgun sequence genomic window carries:
- the LOC104226154 gene encoding uncharacterized protein: MWALKKLNLDWAEAANLRMTQLNEMEEFRLHACESAAMYKERIKFVHEKKIMKREFNSGDLVLLFNSRLKLFPGKLKSKWSGPFKVVSVSPYSVIELESEDGTRTFKVNGQRVKHYLDTVGERHLIEQFALRDSPTKTPTKE, encoded by the coding sequence ATGTGGGCTTTAAAGAAGCTGAATCTTGACTGGGCTGAAGCTGCTAACTTGAGGATGACACAACTCAATGAGATGGAAGAATTCCGTCTCCATGCCTGTGAGAGTGCGGCCATGTACAAAGAGAGGATAAAGTTTGTCCATGAAAAGAAGATCATGAAGCGGGAGTTCAATTCTGGTGACTTGGTCTTACTCTTCAATTCAAGACTTAAGTTATTTCCGGGTAAACTCAAATCCAAATGGTCTGGCCCATTCAAAGTTGTGAGTGTGTCTCCTTATAGTGTTATTGAACTGGAGTCGGAGGATGGGACTCGAACTTTCAAGGTGAATGGACAACGAGTCAAGCATTACCTTGATACTGTAGGAGAAAGGCATTTAATAGAGCAATTTGCTCTAAGGGATAGTCCAACAAAAACTCCCACCAAGGAATAA
- the LOC138883059 gene encoding uncharacterized protein, which yields MRDLSKEQNPKQKGTLPSDTIANPNGSVSGPTSHIMVITTRSGKVLQGESEQMVEVEESEQEVKAQVEEQIVVEAKEVPEELKVQEVNREEVREKVKDTPKNLPPIPRPPPPFSQILARKVDDSKLEKFYDILKQLSVNIPFVEAFQEMPGFANSIIATTTVQKKEDPGAFTIPCTIGARDFARALCDNGASINLLPLSIYKQVGLGMPRPTSMRLQMADRSIKRPVGIVDDVLVKVGEFHLPADFVILDCAVDKEIPINLGRPVLATRRALMDSERNEIKFRVNDEEVTSQASKGMKLPHEHESILVIDVVDEGEDAVEMKMEGQCLGEALAAILVNFDGEDMEGYMESVNALEGIGSYTYAPNKLSLDLENRVIPPAKPSIIEPSQLELKPLPPRLRYKFLGSNDTLPVIVYSLLNDVQVEHLLNFLREHKQAIGWTIADIRGIPAGICEHKIQLENESKPSVEHQ from the exons aTGAGAGATCTCTCTAAGGAACAAAATCCAAAGCAAAAGGGAACACTTCCTAGTGATACAATTGCGAACCCAAATGGTAGTGTGAGTGGTCCAACTTCTCATATCATGGTGATTACTACTCGGAGTGGGAAGGTACTACAAGGAGAGAGTGAACAAATGGTTGAAGTGGAAGAATCCGAACAAGAAGTTAAGGCACAAGTTGAAGAACAAATTGTTGTTGAAGCTAAAGAGGTTCCGGAAGAGTTGAAAGTTCAAGAAGTAAACCGGGAAGAGGTAAGGGAAAAGGTAAAAGACACACCAAAAAATCTAccacctattcctagacctcctcctcctttttctcaaatacttgctaggaaggttgatgatagcaaactcgaAAAGTTCTATGACATTCTCAAGCAGTTATCGGTAAATAttccatttgtggaagcatttcaagagatgccaggttttgctaa ttccatcattgcaacaaccaccgttcaaaagaaagaagacccAGGAGCTTTCactattccatgcactattggggcgCGTGATTTTGCAAGAGCTCTTTGTGATAACGGGGCTAGCATCAACTTATTGCCTCTTTCTATTTACAAGCAAGTGGGGTTAGGTATGCCGAGGCCTACAagtatgaggttgcaaatggctgATCGTTCCATAAAGAGACCGGTAGGAATTGTCGATGATGTGCTTGTGAAAGTGGGAGAGTTCCATCTACCCGCCGATTTCGTAATCCTTGATTGTGCAgttgacaaagagatccctatcaaCTTGGGGAGACCAGTCCTTGCCACAAGAAGAGCACTAATGGATTCGGAACGGAATGAGATCAAATTTCGTGTGAATGATGAAGAGGTTACCTCCCAAGCAAGCAAGGGTATGAAACTACCACATGAACATGAAAGCAtcttggtgattgatgttgttgatgaAGGGGAAGATGCAGTTGAAATGAAGATGGAAGGACAATGCCTCGGTGAGGCGTTGGCGGCTATTTTGGTAAACTTCGACGGTGAAGATATGGAGGGGTATATGGAATCAGTCAATGCATTGGAAGGGATTGGGTCCTACACTTATGCTCCAAATAAGCTCTCTCTTGACTTGGAGAATAGAGTCATTCCTCCCGCAAAGCCTTCAATTATTGAGCCATCACAACTAGAGCTCAAACCACTCCCACCGCGcttgaggtataaatttcttggctcaaaTGATACTCTACCGGTAATCGTGTAttctttgttgaatgatgtgcaAGTAGAACATTTGTTAAATTTCTTGAGGGAGCATAAGCAAGCTATTGGGTGGACAATTGCGGACATCCGAGGGATTCCTGCCGGAATTTGCGAACACAAGATCCAGTTGGAGAATGAGAGTAAACCAAGTGTGGAGCATCAATGA